Below is a window of Flavobacterium sp. N2820 DNA.
GATACGGTAATGAAGATTGGTTATTTATTCCTATAGATTTAGTAGCAGGAACTAGCTACAGAGTCTCTCTTTATGCTCGTCAAGATGGTGCAACAGCAGCAAATTCAAATATGGCAATTAGTTATGGTGTTGCAAACAATGCAGCTGCTATGACTAATTCAATTGTTGCTGCTACAGGAATAATTAATGGTAATTATCAAGAAATTGTTGGAGATTTTATTCCAGCTACTTCAGGTACTTATTATGTGGGGATTAAAGGATTTATGAATGGTACTCCTTGGTATATTTCTCTAGATGATATTTCTATTGCTTTATCACCTACTTGTTTAAACCCAACAACATTAGCGGCGTCGAATATTACTTCTTCTTCTGTTAATTTGTCTTGGGTTGATATTACAGGATCTCAAACAAATTTCGAATATGTAATTCAAGCTCCAGGTACAGGTATTCCTACAGGAGCAGGTACAGCTGTAACGGGTACTTCGGTTACTGGTGCAACTTTAGATATTAATGCTGCTCCTCTTGCTGCAAACACAACTTATGAGGTTTATGTGAGAGCTGATTGCGGAGGTGGAGATTTTAGTACTTGGTCTGGACCAATTACTTTTAAAACATTATGTAATGCAGTTGTAGCTCCTTGGACTTATGATGTAGAATCTGCTGCAGCAACAACGAATTCTTCTATTTCTGATTGTTGGTCATCAATTCCTACTGCTAATAATGGTGCATTTAGATGGGATGTAGATGCTGCAGGTGGAACACCTTCAAATTTTTCTACAGGACCAGCTGGTGCTTACTCAGGTGTGAAATATTTTTACACAGAAGCTTCAAGTGGAGCAACAGGAGCTGTTGCAGAATTATATACTCCTTTAGTAAATATTAGTGCTTTAACAGAGCCTACATTACAATTTTACTACCATATGCGTGGTATAAATATGGGTGAGCTTCACGTTGATGTTTACAATGGTACTGCATGGGTTAATGATGTTGATGTGATTATTGGTCAACAACAGGCTGCTGCTACTGATCCATGGTTACAAAAAGTGGTTGATTTATCTGCTTACACTGGAACAATTCAAGTTCGTTTCAGAGGAATTAGAGGCGCTGGTTTCGAGAGTGATATGTCAATTGATGATATTACTTTTGATGAAGCTCCTGCTTGTTTACCAGTTAATAATTTGACACTTTCTAACATTACTTCTGGTTCAGTTCAAGTTGACTGGTCGGATATGTCAGCTGTAGGTCAGTTTGATTTTGAATATGCTATCCAAGTTCAAGGAACAGGAACTCCAACTGGAGCAGGTGTTGCTGTTGCAGATATTACTGTGGTTGATACTAATGATATTACTGCTACTCCATTAGCACCAAATTCTCCTTACGAAGTTTATGTAAGAGCAGATTGTGGTGGTGGTTTATATAGTGATTGGGTTGGTCCAGTTAACTTTACAACTGAATGTGCAACATATGCAGCACCATATTTAGAATTGTTTAATACATTTTTACCAGCTTGTTGGCAAGCAGCAGATAACGGTAATTTAGTTGCTGGTCCTGCTACATTTGGAGCATCTGGTTGGTTTGCTGATGGTTTTGGAAATGTTGGATTTACAGGTGCTATTAACTATAATATTTGGTTAGCACAAGCTAATGATTGGGTTATTTCACCTACTATTAATATACCAGCTTCAGGTTATGAATTAAAATTTGATGCAGCTGCTACACAATATGGTGGAACTAACGCTCCAACTACTGCGTGGGAGGCTGATGATTTTGTTGAAGTATTAGTATCTACAGCTGGTTATACAAACTGGACTGTTTTATATACATATAATAATACAAATGTACCAGCTCCAACAGGAACAACTAACATTATTGACTTAGATGCTTTTGCTGGTCAGGATGTTCGTTTTGCTTATAGAGCTGTTGAAGGTGCTACTGATGGTGGTGCTGACTTACAGTTTTTTGTTGATAATTTTGAAGTAAGATTAACACCTTCTTTACCTCCTTCATGTGCATCTAACGTAGTCGCTACTCCTGATGCTGCTTGTGGGAATTTTGCAAACTCAATTACTTGGGACGCTACAGTTGGTGCTGATGGATATTATTTAACAATAGGTACATCAACTGGTGCTTCAGACGTTTTAAATAATGCTGACTTAGGTAATGTATTGAATTATTCTTTCGTAGGAACAATTGGTACTACTTATTACTATACGTTATTACCTTATAATGGGGTAGGACCTGCAACAAGTTGTACAGAAATGAGTTTTGTTACCAATTCAAACGGTTGTTACTGTGTTTCTGCACCAACATCTGTTGATGGAACGGGTATTACAAATGTTCAAATTGTTGCAACTGATTTCCCAAATACTGTAGCAACTGCTCCTGTATATAACGATCATACTGCAACAGTTGTAGCTATGTCACAAGGAATTAGTAATAATGTTCAGATTGCTTTTAACACATCAGTTTTTGATTATAACACTGTGATTTGGATTGATTTTAATGATGATTTTAACTTTGCACCATCTGAAATAGTATACACTGGTTTATCTAGTGCAACTAGTCCAAATACTTTAAATGCCTCTTTTGTTATGCCTGGTACTGCACCGTTAGGTCAACACAGAATGAGAATTGTAGCTACTGATGGTTTACAAACACCTTCAAACCCATGTTATTCTGCATCTTACGGTGAAACAGCAGATTTTACTATTAATATAGTTGCTGCTTCTTGTGCTCCTGCTGCAATTGCTTCATCTACAGTAACTCCAGATTGTGCAAATGCGCAATTCTCTGTTGCTATTGATGTAACTGCTTTAGGTAGTGGTACACCATCTATCACAGATGGAACAACAACTTGGCCTATAGCTGCAGTTGGTGTTGTAAATGTTGGTCCATTTGCTGATGGATCTTCAGTATCTTTAACAGTGTTACACGGTTCAGATGTTACATGTAATTTACCTTTAGGGTCTTTCACATATACTTGTCCAGCTGTAAATGATGATTTATGTAATGCGCTTCCTATAACAGTTAATGCTACTTCTACAGGAACACAATATAATAATGTTGGTGCTACAGGACAAACTAGTGAGCCTTCAGCTGCTTGTTTTAGTCAAGGGATTAATGGTTCAGTATGGTTTAGTTTTGTTGCTCCTGCTTCTGGTGAAGTTATTATTACAACTGATATCGCCGGTGCTACTGCAACAGATACTGAAATTGCTGTTTATGCTGCAACTGGGGTAACATGTTCAGATATGACTACACTTGGAGCTGCATTAGGTTGTGACCAAGATAGTGGAACTACAATTAATTATAATTCAGTATTAAATTTACCTGGTTTAACAGCTGGTAATACTTATTACATTCAAGTTGATGATTATGGTTTTGGAACAAGTCAAGGTTCTTTTGGTTTACAAGTTACAGAAGTTTTAAGTTCTGATAATTTTGATGCTAATAACTTTGTTGCGTATCCAAACCCAGTGAAAGATATTTTCAATATATCTTACTCATCTGAAATTTCTTCTGTTAGAATAATTAATTTATTAGGACAAGAAGTTATCTCAACTGAAGTAAATGCAACTTCAACACAAATTGATATGTCTCAATTAAGTTCTGGTGCTTACATTGTTAATGTAACAGTAGGAGATACTATTAAAACAATTAAAGTTGTTAAGCAATAATTAGATTTTTAAATCTTTTATAATTAAAAGTCCCGATTTATCGGGACTTTTTTGTTTTATTATAACATTGTAAATTAAATATGTTATATATTGATTTATATTGTTTTTATGTGTGTAAATATTATTAATTTCACAAAATTATTTATTAAAGAACAATATCATGAAAAAAATTACGTATCTATTATTTGTTTTCTTTTTGAGTTGGCAGGTCAATGCTCAGCTCTTTCAAGTTGCTACATGTAATGGAACCATAGCTAGTAATGTTTATGGCCCCATGAATAGTACTACAAATGCTAGTGCAACAAACCGAACGGCGGTTATTTATCCTGCTTCTCAATTAGTGGGAATTGCTGGTCAAGAGCTTACAGATGTCTATTTTAAAAGACTTACAGCTGCTGGAGCAATAGGAGGAACGCCTAACTTCAAAGTGTATTTAAAAGAAACAACTGCAACAGATTTCGGTGCTGGAGCTATAGATTGGGCTACAGAAATTGCGACTGCTACATTGGTCTATGATGCTGATCCAGCTGCAAGTGCTGGAACAACTGCTGGTTGGAAAAATTTTGCATTTAGTACTAACTTTACTTACAGCGGAACAAATAATTTAGCTGTATACATGGAATATGTAAATACAGGAAATGCCACCACTATTGGTTGGGAATATGAGTATAGCGCTCCATGTATTAATACAGGAAATAATAATACTACCAAGTATGTTAATAATACAACTGGGACTCTTGGAACATCTCTTGCTACTTCAAATTATAGAAGACCTTGGATAGCATTTGACTTTACAGTATTATGTCCAGCACCAACAAATTTAACTGCAACAAATGTAACTTCGTCTTCAGTTGATTTATCATGGACTACAGGAGCATCTGAAACAGAATGGCAATATGTAATTCAGCCTCAAGGTACTGGTTTACCTACTGGTTCTGGAACATCAACCACTTCAAATTCTTTTACAAATTCAACTTTATCACCTGCAACAAGTTATGAAGTTTATGTTAGGTCATATTGTAATGTTACAGACCAAAGTGTTTGGGTAGGACCAATAAATTTCACTACTTTATGTGCACCTTTAACGGTTCCTTCTTTAGAGCCGTTTGATACTTTTTTACCAAACTGTTGGGATGAAGCAGATAACGGAGATTTAGTTGCTGGTCCAGCAACTTTTGGTGCTGGAGTTTGGGCTGTAGATGGTTTTGCGAATAACGGCACTACAGGTGCGATTAAAGTACTTTTGTCTGTAGCAGCAGATAATGATTGGGTAGTATCACCACAATATGTTATTCCTACAACAGGTTATCAATTAAAATTTGATGCAGCGGCTACGCAATCGGGAGCAACAACAGCACCAACATCGCCTTGGGAATCAGATGATTTTGTTGAGGTTTTGGTTTCAACAACAGGTTCTACAAATTGGACAGTGTTGGATACATATAATGATACTAATGTTCCTTCAAATATGGGGGATGTAAATTTTATTAATTTAGATGCTTATGCAGGACAAACTGTTAGATTTGCATTTAGAGCAGTAGAAGGACCAAATGATGGTGCAGCTGCAATTGAATTTTTTGTTGATAATTTTGAGATTAGATTGACTCCTGCTTGTTTAGAAGTTTCTTCTTTAGCAGTGAATAATATTACTTCAGCTTCAGCTGATTTATCATGGTTAGAAAATGGAACCGCTACACTTTGGAATATTGAATACGGAGTGACTGGTTTTACCTTGGGAACAGGAACTCAAGTTTTAGGAGTAAATACTAATCCTTATTCATTAGGTGGTTTAGCTCCTATTACTACATATGATTTTTATGTTCAAGTAGATTGTGGAGGTTTAGGTACTAGTGTATGGGTTGGTCCATTATCTTTTACTACATTGTGCGCACCAGTTGTTGCACCTTGGACATATGATGTTGAAACAGCAGCAGCTACAACGAATTCTACTATTGATGATTGTTGGGATTCGAATCCAACAGGAACTACAGCTGCATTTAGATGGAATGTTGATGACAACGGTGGAACTCCTTCTACTGCAACTACAGGACCTTCTGGAGCTTTTTCTGGAGTTAAATATTTTTACACCGAGGGGACAAGTGGAACCACAGGAGCTGAAGCAGAATTATATACACCATTAGTTAATATTAACGCCTTAGCAACTCCATCACTTCAATATTATTATCATATGTTTGGTAGTAATATTGGTGAACTACATGTTGATATTTTTGATGGAACAACTTGGACAAATAGCGTTGATGTTATCGTTGGTCAACAACAAACTGCAGGAAGTGATCCATGGGTTTTAAAAGTAGTTAGTTTAGCTACTTATTCAGGAACTATTCAAGTTAGATTCAGAGCAATTAGAGGTGCTGGAGGAAATTGTGATATTTCATTAGATAATATCGCTTTTGTTGAAGCACCCGCTTGTTTACCACCATCAAATATTGTAGCTAGTAATGTTACAGATACATCGGTTCAATTGGATTGGAGTGATATGTCAGCAGATGGACAATTTGATTTTGAATATGTAATTCAGCCTCAAGGAACTGGAACACCAACAAGTGCAGGGATACAAGTTGCAGACATTACAGTTATAGATAATTCATTGACATCAGTAACAGCTTATGAGGCTTATGTAAGATCTGATTGTGGTGGTGGATTGTTTAGTGCTTGGGTAGGGCCAATAAATTTCACAACAACATGTTCAGTATTTACAGTACCTTCTTTAGAACAATTTACTACTTATGTTCCTAACTGTTGGGAAGAAGCTGATAATGGTGATTTAATTGCTGGACCAGCTACATTTGGTGCTAGTTCATGGATTGCTGATGGTTTTGGTAATGTTGGAACGTCTGGTTCTGCTAGAATTGAAATATGGACAGCTACTTTAAACGATTGGATTATATCGCCTTTATATGCAATTCCTGCAACAGGATTTGAATTGAAATTTGATGCAGCTGTTACTCAGTGGAATACAACTGCTCCATCTACAAATCCATGGGAAGCTGATGATGTAGTGGAAGTTTTAGTTTCAAATGGAACTACCAACTGGACTGTATTATATACTTATAACAATACAAATGTACCGTCAACAACTGGTACACCAAATATTATTGATTTAGATGCTTATGCAGGACAAAATGTTCGTTTTGCTTTCAGAGCATTAGAAGGGGCAGTAAATGGGACTACGGATCTTAATTTTTATGTTGATAATTTTGAAATTAGACCAACGCCAGCTTGTCCAGAAGTTACAACTCTAGCTGTTGCAAACATTACTTCTTCTTCAGCTAATTTATCATGGGTTGAAAATGGAACTGCTACACTTTGGAATATCGAATATGGTGCACCTGGTTTTACATTAGGAACAGGTATGCAACAATTAGGAGTTACTACAAATCCGTACACTTTAGGAGGATTAACTTCAAACACAACTTATGAATTTTATGTACAAGTAGATTGTGGAGGTTTAGGTACTAGTGTATGGGTTGGTCCATTATCTTTTACAACTTCTTGTTCTAATTTCATTGCGCCTTGGACATATGATGTTGAAACAGCTGCTTTAACTACCAATTCAACAATTGGTGATTGCTGGACTTCTAATCCAACTGCAACTACAGCTGCTTATAGATGGGATGTGGATGGTGCAGGTTCAACACCTTCTACAAATACAGGTCCTTCTGGAGCAAATAGTGGAGTTAAATATTTTTATACAGAAGCTAGTTCTGGGACTACAGGTGCTATTGCATATTTAACACCAGGTACTGTAGATGTAACCGCTTTAACTACACCATATTTAGAATTTTATTACCACATGTATGGAGCAACTATGGGATCTTTAGAAGTTGAAGTTTTTGATGGTACAACTTGGACAAGTATTTGGTCAATTTCTGGACAACAACAAACAGCAACAACCGATCCTTGGGTTAGTGTAGGTATTGATGCATCTGCATATGCAGTTGCTGATTTATTGACATTCAGATTTAAAGCAACTAGAGGAACTGATTTTTATGGAGATATTAGTTTAGATGATATTTCTGTTATTGAAGCTCCATTATGTATTACACCTAATGCTTCAGTAGCTAACATTACTGTGAACTCAGCTGATTTATCTTGGACAACTACTACAGGAAATTATGAATATGTTTTAGATAACAATTCAGCTGACCCTGTTGGAAATGGAACGGTAATTAGTGCACAAACATTTAATGCAACCCCATTAACTCCTAACACGCAATATTATTTCCATGTTAGAACAGATTGTGGTGCTAGTTTATACAGTGAGTGGACAACTGTTTCATTTACCACTTTACCTGTGCCACCAGCAAATGATAACTTATGTAATGCAATTCCATTAATAGTTGATGCGGTTTCAACTGGTACAGCTTTTACTAATTTAGCAGCTACTGGTGAAACTAATGAGCCGGTTCCTGCATGTTTTAACACAGGAATCAACGGTTCAGTTTGGTTTAGTTTTGTAGCACCAGCTTCTGGTCAAGTTATTATAACTACCGATATCGCAGGAGCTACATTAATTGATACTGAAATTGCTCTTTATGCTGCAACGGGTGTTACTTGTTCAGATTTAACTACTTTAGGTACAGCACTTGCTTGTGACCAAGATGGCGGAACAACAATTAATTTTAACTCTGTTATCAATCAAGCTGGTTTAACACCTGGAAACACTTACTATATTCAGGTTGACCGATGGGGAACTGCTACAAACGGAGATTTTGGAATTGAAGTACAACAAGTATTAAGTTCTGATAATTTTGATAAGAATAGCTTTGTTGCTTATCCAAACCCAGTAAAAGATATTTTCAATGTGTCTTATTCTTCTGAAATTTCTTCTGTAAGAGTAATGAATTTATTAGGACAAGAAGTTATCTCAACTGCGGTAAACGCAACTTCAACTCAAATTGACATGTCTCAATTAAGTTCGGGTGCTTATATTGTTAATGTAACCGTTGGAGATACAATCAAAACAATTAAAGTTGTTAAGCAATAATTAGAGATAAAAATCTAATATATTAAAAAGTCCCGCTTTGGCGGGACTTTTGTTTTTTGCTATATTTGTAAAAATTAGAACATGTATTTTTCTTTTATCATTCCTGTATATAATCGACCTGACGAAATTGACGAACTATTAGAAAGTTTGTCAAAATTAAAGACTGAATTTATTTTTGAAGTAGTTGTGGTTGAAGATGGTTCAACTATTCCTTGTGAACACATAATTGAAAAATACAATTCAAAGCTTTCAATATCATATTATTTTAAAGCGAATTCAGGGCCAGGAGATTCTCGTAATTATGGAATGAGAGTTGCAAAAGGTGATTACTTCATTATTTTAGATTCTGATTGTATTATTCCAGAGGATTATTTACAACATATAACCACAAGTTTACAAAGAGATTATGTCGACTGTTTTGGTGGGCCGGATGCTGCATTAGATTCTTTTTCGGATGTTCAAAAAGCTATAAATTTTACTATGACGTCTTTTTTAACTACTGGCGGAATTAGAGGAGGAAGTGAAAAAGTTGATAAATTTCAACCAAGAAGTTTTAACATGGGATTGTCTAAAAAAGCATTTGAAGCATCAAATGGATTCGGAAATATTCATCCCGGTGAAGATCCAGATTTATCAATTAGATTATGGAATTTAGGCTTCCGAACCAAATTAATAAAAGAAGCTTTCGTATATCATAAAAGAAGAATTAGCTGGAAAAAATTCCAAATACAAGTTAATAAATTCGGAAAAGCAAGACCAATTCTGAATTCGTGGTATCCAGAATATTCAAAAATTACGTTTTGGTTTCCAAGCTTATTTTTATTAGGATTCATTGTTTCAGTTTTGTTGACCTTTGTAAAATTTCCTTATTTCTTGGGATTGTATGTGTTTTATTTTGCACTCTTATTTTGTTCATCTTTGTTTATGAACAAAAGTTTTAAAATTGCTACGTATTCAATGTATGCGGCAATCATTCAATTTTATGGCTATGGAAAAGGATTTTTACTTTCATTTTATAAAATTTTTGTTTTAAAACAAGAACCACAAAAGGCATTTCCAGAATTATTTTTTAAAAATTAAATAATGACAAGAATTATTGGTTTAACTGGCGGAATTGGCAGCGGAAAATCGACTGTAGCAACTTATATTGCTTCAAAAGGAATTCCAGTTTATATTGCTGATGAGGAAGCCAAGAAACTAATGAATTCTAAAAGAGTTTCTACAAAAATTCAAGCTATTTTTTTAGAAAATATTCTTGACGAGAATGGAAACTTAGATCGAAAAAAAATAGCAGCAATAGTTTTCAATTCTCCAGAAAAACTATCAGAACTAAACACAATTGTTCACCCTGAAGTCAAGAATCACTTTGCAAAATGGCTTAAAAAGCATAAAAATGCTCCTTTTGTTATCAAAGAGGTAGCAATTTTATTTGAAACAGGTGGCAATACAGCATGTGACAAGGTTATTTTAATAACAGCTCCACAAGAAATTCGTATTGAAAGAGCAATGAAACGAGACAATGTGGATAGAGAAAGCATTTTGAAACGCATTCAAAATCAATTACCCGAAGAAGAAAAAATCCAAAAAAGTGATTTTGTAGTATATAATATTGAACTACAAAATACGTTTAAAGAAGTAGACCAAATTCTTAAAATTTTATCAAAACCATAAAAAAAGGTTTTTATGTTAATCTTTGGTTAATGTATTTTAACAAGATATGTTAAAATGTTAAATTTGTCTCGATGAATAAATCAAGGTTTAGATTATTGGTCTTTTTAATGAGTTTGTCATTAATTGGAATTATTGTAGTTCAATTGTATTGGATAACAACTTCTTTGAATAAAAATGAAGAAGAATTCAAATATCATGTGCAGCAAGTACTTGGTAATGTGTCAAATGCAATAAAAGATAAAGAATTAGTCTCTTTTTATAAACAATATAATAAAATTAAAGATAGTATTGGAACCGTACCAAAAGAAGAAGATTTAAAAGAAATTTACTTCTATGAACGTGATACAAAAACCAATGAAACGATAATCTATTCTAATACACTTGTTGCCGAAAATTACGGAATTACAGGTTCGTTCTTTGATAAAAATGCAAATTCAGTCAATTTTGATAAAGTTATTTCTAAAAGAAAAACAGAAATATACAATGGAAACTCAATTAACGACGGAAGTTTTCAAATGAATTCACAGCCTAATATTACGATTAAAAAATCGGGAAGTTTGTCAAGCTTGGATAGAGCTAATTTTGAAGTTGCTTTTAAAGATATTGTTGCTCAAAAAGCCTTACAACAAAGAATTTCTAACGAAGAACTTGAGAAATTATTAAAAGCAGAGTTAAATAAATATGGTGTTAAAACGCCTTTTGAATTCGGAATTTATAGCAATGGTTTAGCGACAAAAATTCGTTCCGATAAATTTAAATACGACAAAAAAATAACTTACGGAATTCCAATTTTTCAAGATAACGAAGGATTGTCAAAATATCAGTTATTAGTAGGATTTCCACAAAAAAGCAAATTCGTTTTTTCGTCATTAATTGGAATCACAAGTTTGTCACTGTTGTTTACATTGGTTATTGTATTAACTTATTCAAGCGCATTAAATCAGTTGATTAAGCAAAAGCAAATTTCTGAAATTAAGACCGACTTTATCAATAACATGACACATGAGTTTAAAACACCTATTGCAACAATTAATTTAGCTTTAGATGCAATAAGAAACCCTAAAATTATTGATGATAAAGAAAAAGTACAACGTTATCTTCAAATGATTAAGGAGGAAAACAAACGAATGCATGCTCAGGTTGAAAATGTTCTTAGAATTTCAAAATTAGAAAAAAATGAATTAGATATTTCTAAAGAGCCAAGAGATGTTTCAGAAATTATCGAAGATGCAATTGATCATGTTAGCTTAATTGTGGAAGATAGAGAAGGTGTTATTCACCCACATTTTAATGCACAACGAAATACAATTTTATTAAATGAAGTACATTTCACAAATGTGTTAGTTAATGTACTGGATAATGCTATAAAATATTCGCCAAATGCACCCGTTATTGATGTGTTTACTGAAAATATTAAAGATTTTATCTTGATAAAAATTCAAGATCAAGGTGCAGGAATGAGCAAAGTAGCTCAAAAAAGAGTGTTCGAAAAATTTTATAGAGAACACACAGGTGATTTACATAATGTAAAAGGTCACGGACTTGGTTTAGCCTATGTAAAACAAATTGTAGAAGACCACAACGGACAAATTTATGTAGAAAGCGAAAAAGGAAAGGGTAGTACCTTTATTATAAAAATGCCATTAATAAATTAAAAGATACATACAATTACTATGGAAGGAAAAAAAATATTACTAGTAGAAGATGATCCAAATTTTGGAGCCGTTTTAAAAGATTATTTAATGATCAATGATTTCGACGTTACGTTAGCAAAAAACGGAATGGAAGGATTTGAAAAATTTAAAAAAGACACTTATGATTTGTGCATCTTAGATGTAATGATGCCTTACAAAGATGGCTACACATTAGCTAGAGAAATTCGTGAGAAAAATCAAGAAGTGCCAATCATCTTTTTAACTGCAAAAACATTAAAAGAAGATGTTTTAAAAGGCTATAAAGTTGGAGCAGATGATTATTTAAACAAACCTT
It encodes the following:
- the coaE gene encoding dephospho-CoA kinase (Dephospho-CoA kinase (CoaE) performs the final step in coenzyme A biosynthesis.) produces the protein MTRIIGLTGGIGSGKSTVATYIASKGIPVYIADEEAKKLMNSKRVSTKIQAIFLENILDENGNLDRKKIAAIVFNSPEKLSELNTIVHPEVKNHFAKWLKKHKNAPFVIKEVAILFETGGNTACDKVILITAPQEIRIERAMKRDNVDRESILKRIQNQLPEEEKIQKSDFVVYNIELQNTFKEVDQILKILSKP
- a CDS encoding sensor histidine kinase: MNKSRFRLLVFLMSLSLIGIIVVQLYWITTSLNKNEEEFKYHVQQVLGNVSNAIKDKELVSFYKQYNKIKDSIGTVPKEEDLKEIYFYERDTKTNETIIYSNTLVAENYGITGSFFDKNANSVNFDKVISKRKTEIYNGNSINDGSFQMNSQPNITIKKSGSLSSLDRANFEVAFKDIVAQKALQQRISNEELEKLLKAELNKYGVKTPFEFGIYSNGLATKIRSDKFKYDKKITYGIPIFQDNEGLSKYQLLVGFPQKSKFVFSSLIGITSLSLLFTLVIVLTYSSALNQLIKQKQISEIKTDFINNMTHEFKTPIATINLALDAIRNPKIIDDKEKVQRYLQMIKEENKRMHAQVENVLRISKLEKNELDISKEPRDVSEIIEDAIDHVSLIVEDREGVIHPHFNAQRNTILLNEVHFTNVLVNVLDNAIKYSPNAPVIDVFTENIKDFILIKIQDQGAGMSKVAQKRVFEKFYREHTGDLHNVKGHGLGLAYVKQIVEDHNGQIYVESEKGKGSTFIIKMPLIN